A section of the Clostridium sp. TW13 genome encodes:
- the purN gene encoding phosphoribosylglycinamide formyltransferase: MLKIAVLVSGGGSNLGAIIDGVKSGELSNVEIKYVISDTPEVYALERAKENNIQGILLDKKQYKSNLSDEILKLIDGEVDLIVLAGFFSILSGKLLEKFKHRIINIHPSLIPSFCGKGAYGIHVHEKALEYGVKVSGCTVHFVDEGTDTGAIILQKVVEVNATDTPKELQLRIMEKEHEALPEAVKLISEGKVRVEGRKVFIG; the protein is encoded by the coding sequence ATGCTTAAAATAGCAGTTTTAGTATCTGGTGGTGGAAGTAATCTTGGGGCTATTATTGATGGGGTAAAAAGTGGGGAACTTAGCAATGTAGAAATTAAATACGTTATAAGTGATACTCCAGAAGTTTATGCATTAGAAAGAGCGAAAGAAAATAATATACAGGGCATATTACTAGATAAAAAACAATATAAAAGTAATTTATCAGATGAAATACTTAAGTTAATAGATGGAGAAGTAGATTTAATTGTTTTAGCTGGATTTTTCTCAATTTTATCAGGAAAACTGCTAGAGAAATTTAAACATAGAATAATAAATATACATCCATCACTTATACCAAGTTTTTGCGGGAAGGGTGCTTATGGAATTCATGTTCATGAGAAGGCTCTTGAGTATGGTGTGAAGGTGTCAGGATGTACTGTACATTTTGTTGATGAAGGGACTGACACAGGAGCAATTATTCTTCAAAAAGTGGTAGAAGTTAATGCTACTGATACACCAAAAGAACTTCAACTTAGAATAATGGAGAAGGAGCACGAAGCTCTTCCAGAAGCTGTTAAGCTAATAAGTGAAGGTAAGGTTAGAGTAGAAGGAAGAAAAGTATTTATTGGATAA
- the purM gene encoding phosphoribosylformylglycinamidine cyclo-ligase: MITYKDAGVNIEEGYKSVNLIKEYASKTLSSYVLNGLGSFAGMVELPEGYKKPVLVSGTDGVGTKLEIAFKTKKYDTVGIDCVAMCVNDILCHGAKPLFFLDYIACGKLEAEVAADLVKGVAEGCLQSTCSLVGGETAEMPGFYKEGEYDIAGFAVGVADKDDIIDGSKIEDGHILIGVESSGVHSNGYSLVRKLVTDLDEELNGKKLGEILLTPTRIYVKPVLELLEKIDVKGMAHVTGGGFIENIPRMFKDKKHRAVINKSSYEIPEIFKYLMSKGVSEDHMYNTYNMGIGYVICIDKKDKEEVIKTMAAYDFKCHEIGYVDSCEGEDICLK, from the coding sequence ATGATAACTTACAAAGATGCCGGAGTTAATATCGAAGAAGGTTATAAGAGCGTAAACCTAATAAAGGAATATGCAAGTAAAACCTTAAGCAGCTATGTTTTAAATGGACTTGGAAGTTTTGCTGGAATGGTAGAATTACCAGAGGGTTATAAAAAACCAGTATTAGTTTCAGGAACTGATGGAGTTGGAACAAAGCTTGAAATAGCTTTTAAGACAAAGAAATATGATACTGTAGGTATTGACTGCGTTGCTATGTGCGTTAATGATATTTTATGTCATGGAGCTAAACCATTATTTTTCCTTGATTATATAGCTTGTGGTAAGCTTGAAGCAGAAGTTGCAGCAGATCTAGTTAAAGGAGTTGCTGAAGGATGTCTTCAAAGTACTTGCTCACTTGTAGGTGGAGAAACTGCAGAAATGCCTGGTTTCTATAAAGAAGGGGAATATGATATCGCTGGGTTTGCAGTTGGGGTAGCAGATAAAGATGATATTATTGATGGTAGTAAGATAGAGGATGGTCACATATTGATAGGAGTAGAATCTTCAGGAGTGCATTCAAATGGATATTCTTTAGTAAGAAAACTTGTTACTGATTTAGATGAAGAACTAAATGGTAAGAAGCTAGGGGAAATCTTACTAACTCCAACTAGAATATATGTAAAGCCAGTTTTAGAATTATTAGAGAAGATAGATGTTAAGGGGATGGCTCATGTTACTGGTGGCGGATTTATTGAAAACATTCCAAGAATGTTTAAAGATAAAAAGCATAGAGCTGTAATTAATAAATCATCTTACGAAATTCCTGAGATATTCAAGTATTTAATGAGCAAAGGAGTTTCAGAAGATCATATGTACAATACATACAATATGGGGATTGGATATGTAATTTGCATTGATAAAAAAGACAAGGAAGAAGTTATAAAGACTATGGCTGCCTATGACTTTAAGTGCCATGAAATAGGTTATGTTGATAGCTGTGAAGGTGAAGACATATGCTTAAAATAG
- the purF gene encoding amidophosphoribosyltransferase: MIMDPTLDKLKEECGVFGVYSNKPTDVARLNYYGLYALQHRGQESAGIAVADGETINLHKNLGLVTEAFSESDLDKLKGHISIGHVRYSTTGATNVENAQPLLTSCKLGPIAIAHNGNLVNADVIRELLEDSGCVFHTSIDTEVLISLIARSAKKGIETAVFEAAQAVRGSFALVIATKDKLIGVRDPYGIRPLCLGKIEDGYVLTSESCAFDAIGAEYVRDIQPGEIVTIGPDGINSFKYSENTGGTTCAFEYIYFARPDSIIDGINVHQSRVRAGKQLFAESAVEADVVIGVPDSGIPAAIGYAMASGIPFDTGFVKNRYVGRTFITPNQEMRERAVSVKLNPLKCNVEGKRVIMIDDSIVRGTTSRHLVEALRKAGATEVHFRVASPAVKYPCYFGIDTPYRKDLIGANNTVEQIADIIGCDSLAYLSIDGLKKALGEGKQYCLGCLSGKYPVSTPIETSKDHLER; this comes from the coding sequence ATGATTATGGATCCAACTTTAGACAAGTTAAAGGAAGAGTGTGGTGTTTTTGGAGTTTATTCAAATAAACCAACAGATGTGGCCAGATTAAACTATTATGGTTTGTATGCACTGCAACACAGAGGTCAAGAAAGTGCTGGTATTGCAGTGGCAGATGGAGAAACTATAAATCTTCATAAAAATCTAGGATTAGTAACAGAAGCTTTTAGTGAAAGTGATTTAGATAAATTAAAAGGTCATATTTCTATAGGTCATGTTAGATATTCAACTACAGGTGCTACAAATGTAGAAAATGCACAACCATTACTTACATCTTGTAAGTTAGGTCCTATCGCTATAGCGCATAATGGAAACTTAGTAAATGCAGATGTAATAAGAGAGCTACTTGAAGACTCAGGTTGTGTTTTTCACACAAGCATAGATACAGAAGTTTTAATAAGTTTAATTGCAAGATCAGCAAAAAAAGGAATTGAAACAGCAGTATTTGAAGCAGCTCAAGCAGTTAGAGGTTCATTTGCCTTAGTGATTGCAACAAAGGATAAATTAATAGGAGTAAGAGATCCTTATGGGATAAGACCACTTTGCTTAGGAAAGATAGAAGATGGTTATGTTTTAACTTCAGAAAGTTGTGCTTTCGATGCTATAGGAGCAGAGTATGTTAGAGATATTCAGCCAGGTGAAATAGTAACTATAGGACCTGATGGAATAAATAGCTTTAAATATTCAGAAAACACTGGTGGTACTACTTGTGCTTTTGAATATATTTATTTTGCAAGACCAGATTCAATAATTGATGGAATCAATGTCCATCAAAGTAGAGTAAGAGCCGGAAAGCAACTATTTGCAGAATCAGCTGTAGAAGCAGATGTAGTAATTGGAGTACCAGATTCAGGAATACCAGCAGCTATTGGATATGCAATGGCTTCAGGAATACCTTTTGATACAGGTTTTGTTAAAAATAGATATGTAGGCAGAACTTTCATTACACCAAACCAAGAGATGAGAGAACGAGCTGTATCTGTTAAGCTTAATCCATTGAAATGCAATGTTGAGGGAAAAAGAGTTATTATGATAGATGATTCTATAGTTAGAGGAACAACTTCTAGACATCTAGTAGAAGCTCTTAGAAAAGCTGGAGCAACAGAAGTTCATTTTAGAGTGGCTTCACCAGCTGTAAAATATCCTTGCTATTTTGGTATAGATACACCTTATAGAAAGGATTTAATTGGTGCTAATAATACTGTAGAACAAATTGCAGATATTATAGGTTGTGACTCTTTAGCATACTTAAGCATAGATGGACTTAAAAAGGCGCTTGGAGAAGGCAAACAATATTGTTTAGGATGTCTATCTGGAAAATATCCAGTAAGTACACCAATAGAAACTTCAAAAGATCACTTAGAAAGGTAG
- the purC gene encoding phosphoribosylaminoimidazolesuccinocarboxamide synthase produces MEKLEMLYEGKAKQIYRTAKEDEVIVYYKDDATAFNGIKKGSIHDKGVMNNEITCALFELLESKGVKTHLIEKLNEREQLCKKVEIVPLEVIVRNVAAGSMAKRLGLEEGTELNTTIFEICYKNDDLGDPLINDYHAVAIGLTTFEELKTIYEMTAKINDVLKEFFLKENVKLIDFKIEFGRYNGEILLADEISPDTCRFWDATTNEKLDKDRFRRDLGNVEDAYIEILKRIKNEQ; encoded by the coding sequence ATGGAAAAATTAGAAATGTTATATGAAGGAAAAGCAAAGCAAATTTACAGAACAGCAAAGGAAGACGAAGTAATAGTTTATTATAAAGATGATGCAACAGCATTTAACGGAATCAAAAAAGGATCTATTCATGATAAGGGAGTAATGAACAACGAAATTACTTGTGCATTATTTGAATTACTTGAAAGCAAAGGTGTTAAAACTCACTTAATTGAAAAATTAAATGAAAGAGAACAACTATGTAAAAAGGTTGAAATAGTTCCACTTGAAGTTATAGTAAGAAATGTAGCAGCAGGAAGTATGGCTAAGAGATTAGGTCTAGAAGAAGGAACAGAATTAAACACAACTATATTTGAAATATGTTACAAAAATGATGATTTAGGAGATCCGCTAATAAATGATTATCATGCTGTAGCAATCGGACTTACAACTTTTGAAGAATTAAAAACAATATATGAAATGACAGCAAAGATTAATGATGTATTAAAAGAATTCTTCTTAAAAGAGAATGTAAAATTAATAGATTTTAAAATTGAATTTGGTAGATACAATGGTGAAATACTATTAGCAGATGAAATATCACCAGATACTTGCAGATTCTGGGATGCAACAACTAATGAAAAACTAGATAAAGACAGATTTAGAAGAGACCTTGGAAATGTAGAAGATGCTTATATAGAAATCTTAAAAAGAATTAAAAATGAGCAATAA
- the purE gene encoding 5-(carboxyamino)imidazole ribonucleotide mutase, whose translation MKVAIFFGSKSDTDTMKGAAKALKEFGVEYKAFILSAHRVPEKLEETLEQIEKEGFEVIIAGAGLAAHLPGVIASKTILPVIGIPVNAALNGLDALFSIVQMPKGIPVATVGINNSYNAGMLAVQMLSLKYPEIKEKLINYRKEMKENFIKENGEGVDL comes from the coding sequence ATGAAAGTAGCCATTTTCTTTGGAAGTAAATCAGATACTGACACTATGAAAGGTGCGGCAAAGGCATTAAAGGAATTCGGAGTAGAGTATAAGGCCTTTATATTATCAGCACACAGAGTGCCAGAAAAGTTAGAAGAAACTTTAGAGCAAATAGAAAAAGAAGGCTTTGAAGTTATAATTGCTGGAGCAGGACTTGCAGCTCATTTACCTGGTGTAATAGCTTCAAAAACTATATTGCCTGTAATAGGAATTCCAGTAAATGCAGCCTTAAATGGTTTAGATGCATTGTTTTCAATAGTGCAAATGCCAAAAGGTATTCCTGTAGCAACAGTTGGAATCAACAATAGTTATAATGCAGGAATGTTAGCAGTACAAATGCTATCACTTAAATATCCAGAAATCAAAGAAAAATTGATTAATTATAGAAAAGAAATGAAGGAAAACTTTATCAAAGAAAATGGAGAAGGGGTCGATTTATAA
- a CDS encoding phosphoribosylformylglycinamidine synthase — translation MIRSVFVEKRTGFNVEAKNLMEDLQHNLQINALKDVRILNKYLFKLDDDSLYNQSITSIFSEPPVDMVYETMPELNDGEIAFGVEFLPGQYDQRADSAAECFQILNLGQRIEVKSSKVIILKGKLTLDEIEKIKKYYINPVESREVEVTSTLLEESYEEPEDVKVLNGFIAYDREKLTEFHKELQLAMSIEDLELIRDFFKEEGREPSFTEIKVIDTYWSDHCRHTTFSTNIKEIEIDGSKFTEPIKVSLENYKKSRDFLYGEDTNRPITLMDLAVISMKELRKKGLLDDLDVSEEINACSIKVKVTEEGKQTDYLVMFKNETHNHPTEIEPFGGAATCLGGAIRDPLSGRTFVYQAMRVTGAADPTVSIADTLKGKLPQRKITLGAAHGYSSYGNQIGLATGQVSEVYHPQYVAKRMEIGAVVAAAPAENVRREEPKEGDVIILLGGKTGRDGCGGATGSSKEHTTDSLAKCGAEVQKGNAPTERKLQRLFRNPSVSKLIKRCNDFGAGGVSVAIGELCRGLDINLDLVPKKYEGLDGTELAISESQERMAVVVEAKDEKAFIEYAEKENLQAVTVAKVTSTDRLRMFWRGKTIVDLKREFLDTNGATQYANVRVNAPKEEEDFFKSKTEGTIRANWEKTIKDLNVASQKGMVERFDSTIGGRTVLMPFGGKTQLTPAEGMAAKVATEKGMAEEATIMTFGYNPYLSSWSPYHGAYYAVIEAVTKMVACGGKSKNIRLTFQEYFEKLAKDENRWGKPFSALLGAYEAQAQLDIAAIGGKDSMSGSFENIDVPPTLVAFAIAVEKAKNVISPEFKKANSKLVYVRTPRQEDELIDIAEFRKNMNIVEQLIEDKKVLSAYSIKFGGIAAGISKMSFGNHIGAELNESVVELGLFDENYGSMILEVEENFDVASLNSAEFIEIGRTIKEESIKVGGETFVINDLIKLWEEKLNSVFEIKTKDTDCKIDAKEFVRTEAVVSPAIKVAKPRVLIPVFPGTNCEDDCTRAFEKEGAIVNQIVINNLNKDSLNNSLKELETLIKESQIIMLPGGFSAGDEPDGSGKFIANIFRNERVKIAVMDLLKNRDGLMLGICNGFQALIKLGLVPYGEILDINEEMPTLTYNNIGRHMSSIVNTKILSNKSPWFNEVKVNDIHQVAISHGEGRFVASEELIKKLLDNGQVATQYVDLEGKVRMDMPYNPNGSMLGIEGITSPCGRVLGKMGHSERIGENLYKNVEGNFDQKLFKSGVNYFK, via the coding sequence ATGATTAGAAGTGTTTTTGTAGAGAAAAGAACTGGGTTTAATGTTGAAGCCAAGAATTTAATGGAGGATTTGCAACATAACTTGCAAATTAATGCTTTAAAGGATGTCAGAATTTTAAATAAATACTTATTCAAATTGGATGATGACAGTCTATACAATCAATCTATCACTTCAATATTTTCTGAACCACCAGTAGACATGGTATATGAGACTATGCCAGAACTTAATGATGGTGAAATTGCTTTTGGGGTAGAATTTTTACCAGGGCAATATGATCAAAGAGCAGATTCTGCTGCAGAATGTTTTCAAATTTTAAATTTAGGTCAAAGAATTGAAGTTAAATCTTCAAAAGTAATTATATTAAAAGGAAAGCTTACTTTAGATGAAATCGAAAAGATAAAGAAATATTACATAAATCCTGTTGAGTCAAGAGAGGTTGAAGTTACATCAACTCTTTTAGAGGAAAGTTATGAAGAACCAGAGGATGTGAAAGTATTAAATGGCTTTATAGCATATGACAGAGAAAAGTTAACAGAATTTCATAAAGAATTACAACTTGCAATGAGCATTGAAGACTTAGAACTTATCAGAGATTTCTTTAAAGAAGAAGGAAGAGAACCAAGTTTCACTGAAATAAAAGTAATAGATACTTATTGGTCAGATCACTGTAGACATACAACATTTTCTACTAATATAAAGGAAATTGAAATTGATGGCAGTAAGTTTACTGAACCTATAAAAGTAAGTTTAGAAAATTACAAGAAATCAAGAGATTTTCTTTATGGAGAAGATACAAATAGACCAATCACATTAATGGATTTAGCAGTTATATCTATGAAAGAACTTAGAAAAAAAGGTCTTTTAGATGATTTAGATGTATCTGAAGAAATAAATGCTTGTTCTATAAAGGTAAAGGTTACTGAGGAAGGAAAACAAACTGATTATTTAGTAATGTTTAAAAATGAAACTCATAACCATCCAACAGAAATTGAACCTTTTGGTGGAGCAGCAACTTGTCTTGGGGGAGCAATAAGAGATCCACTTTCAGGTAGAACATTCGTATATCAAGCTATGAGGGTCACTGGGGCAGCAGATCCAACAGTTAGCATTGCTGATACACTAAAAGGAAAGTTACCACAAAGAAAGATAACTTTAGGTGCAGCACATGGATATAGTTCATACGGAAATCAGATAGGACTTGCAACTGGTCAGGTATCAGAAGTATATCATCCACAATATGTTGCAAAGAGAATGGAAATTGGGGCAGTAGTTGCAGCAGCACCTGCTGAAAATGTTAGAAGAGAAGAGCCTAAAGAAGGAGATGTAATAATTCTTCTTGGAGGTAAAACAGGTAGAGATGGTTGTGGTGGAGCTACAGGCTCATCAAAGGAACACACTACAGATTCTTTAGCTAAATGTGGTGCAGAGGTACAAAAAGGTAATGCACCAACAGAAAGAAAGTTACAAAGATTATTTAGAAATCCTAGCGTAAGTAAATTAATTAAGAGATGTAACGATTTTGGAGCAGGCGGCGTTTCAGTAGCAATAGGTGAATTATGTAGGGGCTTAGATATTAACCTTGATTTAGTACCAAAGAAGTATGAAGGTCTAGATGGTACAGAACTTGCAATTTCAGAATCACAAGAAAGAATGGCAGTGGTTGTTGAAGCAAAGGATGAAAAAGCATTTATAGAATATGCAGAAAAAGAAAATTTACAAGCAGTTACTGTGGCTAAAGTAACTTCAACAGATAGATTAAGAATGTTCTGGAGAGGAAAAACTATTGTTGATTTAAAGAGAGAGTTCTTAGATACAAATGGAGCTACTCAATATGCTAATGTAAGAGTCAATGCTCCTAAAGAAGAAGAAGACTTCTTTAAATCAAAAACAGAAGGTACTATAAGAGCAAATTGGGAAAAGACAATTAAAGACTTAAATGTAGCTTCACAAAAAGGTATGGTTGAAAGATTTGACTCAACTATAGGCGGGAGAACAGTGTTAATGCCATTTGGAGGAAAGACACAGTTAACTCCAGCAGAAGGAATGGCTGCAAAAGTAGCAACTGAAAAGGGAATGGCAGAAGAAGCAACTATCATGACATTTGGATACAATCCATACTTATCAAGTTGGAGTCCATATCATGGAGCTTATTATGCAGTAATAGAAGCAGTAACTAAAATGGTAGCTTGCGGAGGAAAGTCAAAGAACATAAGATTAACTTTCCAAGAGTATTTTGAAAAGCTTGCAAAGGATGAAAATAGATGGGGAAAACCTTTCAGTGCTTTACTAGGTGCTTATGAAGCTCAAGCTCAATTAGATATTGCAGCTATTGGTGGAAAGGACAGTATGTCAGGAAGTTTTGAAAACATTGATGTACCACCAACTTTAGTAGCTTTTGCTATAGCAGTAGAAAAAGCAAAAAATGTTATATCACCAGAATTTAAGAAAGCAAATTCAAAATTAGTGTATGTTAGGACTCCAAGACAGGAAGATGAATTAATTGACATTGCTGAGTTCAGAAAAAACATGAATATAGTTGAACAATTAATTGAAGATAAAAAAGTACTTTCAGCATATTCAATTAAGTTTGGTGGAATAGCAGCAGGAATATCAAAGATGAGTTTTGGTAATCATATAGGAGCCGAACTTAATGAAAGTGTTGTAGAACTAGGACTATTTGATGAAAATTACGGTTCTATGATTTTAGAAGTGGAAGAAAACTTTGATGTGGCTTCACTTAATTCAGCAGAGTTCATTGAAATAGGAAGAACAATTAAAGAAGAGAGTATAAAGGTTGGGGGAGAAACCTTTGTAATCAATGATTTAATAAAATTATGGGAAGAAAAACTTAATTCAGTATTTGAAATAAAGACTAAGGATACTGATTGCAAGATAGATGCTAAAGAGTTTGTAAGAACAGAGGCAGTGGTATCACCAGCTATCAAAGTTGCAAAACCAAGAGTATTAATACCAGTATTCCCAGGCACAAACTGTGAAGATGATTGTACAAGAGCCTTTGAAAAAGAAGGAGCAATTGTTAATCAGATAGTAATAAATAATCTTAACAAGGATAGTTTAAATAATTCTTTAAAGGAATTAGAAACTCTAATTAAGGAATCTCAAATAATAATGTTACCAGGTGGATTCTCTGCAGGAGATGAGCCAGATGGTTCAGGTAAGTTTATTGCTAATATTTTCAGAAATGAAAGAGTAAAGATTGCAGTAATGGATCTATTAAAAAATAGAGATGGTTTGATGTTAGGAATATGTAATGGCTTCCAAGCTCTAATTAAATTAGGACTTGTACCATACGGGGAAATACTTGATATAAATGAAGAAATGCCAACACTTACTTACAATAATATAGGTAGACATATGAGTTCAATAGTAAATACTAAGATATTATCTAATAAATCACCATGGTTTAATGAAGTAAAGGTTAATGATATTCACCAAGTTGCAATATCTCACGGGGAAGGTAGATTTGTAGCTTCAGAGGAATTAATTAAAAAACTTTTAGATAATGGTCAAGTAGCTACTCAATATGTAGATCTTGAAGGTAAGGTAAGAATGGATATGCCATATAATCCTAATGGTTCAATGCTAGGAATTGAAGGTATAACTTCACCTTGCGGAAGAGTTTTAGGTAAGATGGGTCATTCAGAAAGAATAGGGGAAAACTTATACAAGAATGTTGAAGGAAACTTCGATCAAAAATTATTCAAATCTGGGGTAAATTATTTTAAATAA
- a CDS encoding alpha-amylase family glycosyl hydrolase: MDLQNNYVFYHIYPLGFCNAEEINNFNSEPKPRITKILNWIEHLNTLGINALYLGPVFESTKHGYDTADYLKIDRRLGSNEDFKLVCDSLHEAGIQIFLDGVFNHVGRDFWAFKDVQINKQNSKFKDWFYIDFNRNSYDNDGFYYEGWEGHYDLVKLNLNNADVKNHIFSAISSWVTEFNIDGLRLDVAYSLDKNFIRELSAFCKKLKPNFFLIGEIIHGDYNSIVGKDLLDSATNYECYKGIYSSFNSENMFEIEYSLNRQFGNGGIYKDLPLYSFVENHDVVRLASVLTDPNHLKLAYGLLFTMPGIPSIYYGGEWGLKGDKSKGDSALRPALELDSLEDNDLTKFISSLVAIRKDSKALAFGNYKKEHLTNHQYVFSRELEDEKIIIAINIEKKPYVLNYKFPKEKAIDLLTKKEYVFDGSFILEPYSIYIFKM; encoded by the coding sequence ATGGACTTGCAAAATAATTATGTATTTTATCATATATATCCTTTAGGCTTTTGTAATGCTGAAGAGATCAACAATTTCAACTCAGAACCAAAACCACGAATTACAAAAATTTTAAATTGGATAGAACACCTTAATACCTTAGGAATAAATGCCCTATATTTAGGCCCTGTGTTCGAATCTACAAAACATGGGTATGATACAGCAGATTATTTAAAAATTGATAGGCGCCTTGGTTCAAATGAAGATTTTAAATTAGTTTGTGATTCATTGCACGAAGCTGGAATTCAGATTTTTTTAGACGGCGTATTCAATCATGTAGGCAGAGATTTTTGGGCATTTAAAGATGTACAGATTAATAAACAAAATTCTAAATTCAAGGATTGGTTTTATATTGATTTTAATAGAAATAGTTACGATAATGATGGATTCTATTATGAAGGCTGGGAAGGTCATTATGACTTAGTAAAGTTAAATTTAAATAATGCTGATGTTAAAAATCATATTTTCAGTGCAATTTCTAGTTGGGTAACTGAATTTAATATTGACGGTTTAAGATTGGATGTTGCCTACTCCCTAGACAAAAATTTTATAAGAGAACTTTCTGCCTTCTGTAAAAAATTGAAACCAAACTTCTTTTTAATTGGAGAAATTATTCATGGAGACTATAATTCTATAGTAGGGAAAGACCTACTTGATTCTGCTACAAATTATGAATGTTATAAAGGAATTTATTCTAGTTTCAACTCAGAAAATATGTTTGAGATAGAATATTCTTTAAATCGTCAATTCGGAAATGGTGGAATATATAAAGATTTACCTTTATACTCTTTTGTAGAAAATCATGATGTCGTACGTCTTGCCAGTGTGCTTACTGACCCTAATCATTTGAAGTTGGCTTATGGCTTACTTTTCACTATGCCAGGAATTCCTTCTATATATTATGGAGGTGAATGGGGATTAAAAGGTGATAAGTCTAAGGGAGATTCAGCTCTTCGTCCTGCTCTAGAATTAGATTCATTAGAGGATAATGATTTAACAAAGTTTATATCATCACTTGTTGCAATAAGAAAAGATTCAAAAGCATTGGCTTTTGGAAACTATAAAAAAGAACATTTAACAAATCATCAGTATGTTTTTTCTCGTGAACTAGAAGATGAAAAAATAATAATTGCAATAAACATTGAAAAAAAGCCTTATGTTCTAAATTATAAATTTCCTAAAGAAAAAGCTATTGATTTGTTAACAAAAAAGGAATATGTATTTGACGGTAGCTTTATCCTTGAACCTTACAGCATCTATATATTCAAAATGTAA
- a CDS encoding ABC transporter permease — translation MFRLLMIAVKDIYRQAFKTIVFSVIIATCISALIIALSLNKSISDAIESNIINSITSRQVLVGANNTGDKSFEEYLKYLRSVKHVEDAYRYVNPIMAEVSQDSVLSKGSYVLSSGNEKYFPKVIDGNDIDKNEKNVAIIPQRLYIQNTNGKLNEVVEGKSFIGKNINLAYKNEGKATRYTYRCRVVGTYKNELSENSNKIYIPLNDMYGICNDSGQYESRSNFLFTVIVDKKDYVNDVIKELSSKNNFKAELSKPKEGSEVGSYKVVSKVSGYMVSSIFIFLLIMLYICVTNIAINSKQNLCIYKALGYNNRHIFKIVFLEAVIISIIGYIEAILISILANSFLINPVINSRATIQLSVSISIISVIMPLAILIPIDFIVSLFAYVKFKNIYPAILMRED, via the coding sequence ATGTTTAGATTATTAATGATTGCAGTAAAAGATATCTATAGGCAAGCTTTTAAAACTATAGTATTTTCAGTGATAATAGCCACATGTATAAGCGCTTTAATAATTGCATTAAGTTTGAACAAATCAATAAGTGATGCTATTGAAAGTAACATAATAAATTCTATAACTAGCAGACAAGTACTTGTGGGTGCAAATAATACAGGGGATAAGTCTTTTGAGGAGTATCTAAAATATTTAAGGAGTGTAAAGCATGTAGAAGATGCCTATAGATATGTAAATCCAATAATGGCAGAAGTCAGTCAAGATAGTGTTTTATCAAAAGGATCATATGTATTGAGCTCTGGTAATGAAAAGTATTTTCCTAAGGTTATAGATGGAAATGATATAGATAAGAATGAAAAAAATGTGGCAATTATACCACAAAGACTGTATATCCAAAATACTAATGGAAAGTTAAACGAAGTTGTAGAGGGAAAATCCTTTATTGGAAAAAATATAAACTTAGCATATAAGAACGAAGGAAAAGCAACTAGATACACTTATAGATGTAGGGTGGTAGGAACTTATAAAAATGAATTAAGTGAGAACAGCAATAAAATATATATTCCGTTAAATGATATGTATGGGATATGTAATGATTCGGGACAATATGAATCAAGGTCAAACTTTTTATTCACCGTTATAGTAGATAAGAAGGACTATGTAAATGATGTAATTAAAGAACTATCTTCAAAAAATAATTTTAAAGCTGAGCTATCTAAGCCAAAAGAGGGTAGCGAAGTTGGGAGTTATAAAGTGGTATCAAAAGTGAGCGGATATATGGTGTCTTCAATATTTATTTTTTTACTAATAATGTTATATATTTGTGTAACTAATATAGCTATAAATAGTAAGCAAAACCTGTGCATATATAAGGCTTTGGGGTATAACAACAGGCATATATTCAAGATAGTTTTTCTCGAAGCTGTGATTATTTCTATTATAGGTTATATAGAGGCTATACTAATATCAATATTAGCCAATAGTTTTCTTATAAATCCAGTTATTAATTCTAGGGCTACTATTCAATTATCGGTTTCAATATCAATTATTTCTGTGATTATGCCATTGGCTATACTCATACCAATAGATTTCATAGTAAGTTTATTTGCTTATGTTAAGTTTAAAAATATATATCCAGCTATACTGATGCGAGAAGATTAA